A section of the Metabacillus endolithicus genome encodes:
- a CDS encoding putative polysaccharide biosynthesis protein: MNSQKNHINKAMQGAMILTLAGLLTKIFSAAYRVPYQNIVGDIGFYIYQQVYPFYGMSVILATSGFPVMISKVMSDYGYGHSIKVRSKIMTITLLYLIAFGMTLSIFLYILSAPLSIFMGDIHLEPLIQLAAVSFLIVPFVSLLRGQFQADQNMNPTATSQVVEQGIRVTFILLSSYFLIREGFDLYIVGQGAILSSIIGSLAGLLILIYIWVKKGYRFSWNLTAPVSTWKVVKTLLTYSLTIGISSLLLILIQLIDALNLYSLLVNGGMEEEAAKTLKGVYDRGQPLIQLGTVVATSFALSLVPAIANAKVNNDEGFIREKLRLSLKLCFVIGAGASGGLIVLMKSINTMLFRNPSGTEVLMILSGSVLFTSICLTLFAILQGLGHTFVPAIAVLVGAGIKFIGNELLIQIFGITGAAISTLIAYMFISIIMMFYLISKGYSFRGNKSLYKIGLSLIVMLGVLFLTLEVNSYINIHSRTYSTITALIGVVIGAFFYGIAIIKFNVFTKEEMQSIPVINKIIK, translated from the coding sequence ATGAATAGTCAGAAAAACCATATAAACAAAGCCATGCAAGGTGCAATGATTTTGACTTTAGCAGGCTTGCTTACAAAAATCTTCAGTGCAGCTTACCGAGTCCCTTATCAAAATATCGTTGGGGATATTGGTTTTTATATTTATCAGCAAGTGTATCCCTTTTATGGAATGAGTGTTATTTTAGCAACTTCCGGTTTTCCGGTAATGATCTCAAAGGTAATGAGTGATTATGGATATGGTCATTCTATAAAGGTCCGCTCAAAAATAATGACAATAACTCTCTTGTACCTTATTGCCTTTGGCATGACTTTATCCATTTTCTTATACATATTATCAGCGCCTCTATCCATTTTTATGGGAGACATACATTTAGAACCATTGATTCAATTAGCTGCTGTTTCATTTTTAATTGTTCCTTTTGTTTCATTGTTACGAGGACAGTTTCAAGCTGATCAAAACATGAATCCAACAGCTACTTCTCAAGTGGTTGAACAAGGTATTAGAGTAACCTTTATCTTATTAAGCTCATACTTTTTAATTAGAGAAGGCTTTGATTTATATATTGTAGGTCAAGGTGCTATCCTTTCTTCCATTATTGGCAGCCTAGCTGGGTTGTTAATACTAATTTATATTTGGGTGAAAAAGGGTTACCGATTTAGTTGGAACCTTACTGCTCCTGTTTCAACCTGGAAAGTCGTAAAAACATTACTTACATATAGCTTAACAATTGGAATAAGTAGTTTATTGCTTATCCTCATTCAGTTAATAGATGCTTTAAATTTGTATTCTCTCTTAGTAAATGGAGGTATGGAGGAAGAAGCCGCGAAGACATTAAAAGGAGTATATGACAGAGGACAGCCTTTAATACAATTAGGAACCGTAGTAGCTACTTCTTTTGCTTTATCTTTAGTACCGGCAATTGCCAATGCTAAGGTTAATAATGATGAAGGATTTATCCGTGAAAAATTAAGGCTATCATTAAAGCTATGCTTTGTTATTGGCGCAGGTGCCTCTGGAGGATTAATTGTCTTAATGAAGTCTATTAATACAATGTTGTTCAGAAATCCATCAGGTACTGAAGTTTTAATGATTCTAAGCGGTTCCGTTTTGTTTACATCCATATGCTTAACTTTATTTGCAATCTTACAAGGATTAGGACATACATTCGTTCCAGCCATAGCTGTTCTTGTTGGAGCTGGAATAAAATTTATTGGTAATGAGCTATTAATACAAATTTTCGGAATTACCGGAGCAGCAATATCTACATTGATAGCTTATATGTTCATATCAATTATTATGATGTTTTATTTAATAAGTAAGGGGTATTCCTTTAGGGGTAATAAAAGCTTATATAAAATAGGTCTATCCTTAATTGTTATGCTTGGAGTATTGTTTCTAACTCTAGAAGTGAATAGTTATATCAATATTCATAGTCGGACTTATTCAACTATAACTGCTTTAATAGGAGTAGTAATTGGTGCCTTTTTTTATGGGATAGCAATTATTAAATTCAATGTCTTTACGAAAGAGGAAATGCAAAGTATCCCGGTTATAAATAAAATTATAAAATAG
- the spoVT gene encoding stage V sporulation protein T: MKATGIVRRIDDLGRVVIPKEIRRTLRIREGDPLEIFVDRDGEVILKKYSPISELSDFSKEYADAIYDSLGHPVLICDRDTFIAVSGGSKKEYLNKNIGEVIEQVMEERNSVLKADAGEIQVVEGLNEDIKSYTIGPIVANGDPIGAVIILSKEQSIGEVEHKAVETAAGFLARQMEQ, from the coding sequence ATGAAAGCAACTGGTATTGTTCGTCGCATTGATGATTTAGGTCGCGTAGTAATTCCAAAGGAAATTCGTAGAACATTACGAATTCGTGAAGGAGATCCATTAGAAATATTTGTGGATCGTGATGGTGAGGTAATTTTAAAGAAATATTCACCAATCAGTGAACTTAGCGACTTTTCTAAGGAATATGCAGATGCTATTTATGATAGTTTAGGTCATCCAGTTTTAATCTGTGATAGAGACACATTCATTGCTGTATCCGGTGGTTCAAAAAAGGAATACCTTAATAAGAACATCGGTGAAGTTATCGAGCAGGTTATGGAGGAAAGAAACTCTGTTTTAAAAGCAGATGCTGGAGAAATTCAGGTCGTAGAAGGATTAAATGAAGATATTAAATCATATACGATTGGACCCATTGTGGCCAATGGTGATCCAATTGGAGCAGTCATTATTCTTTCCAAAGAGCAATCAATTGGTGAAGTTGAGCATAAGGCTGTAGAAACAGCAGCAGGATTTTTAGCTCGCCAAATGGAACAATAA
- the mfd gene encoding transcription-repair coupling factor, with amino-acid sequence MNSLQQYFYHNDDFKTVVSGIEEGLKEQLVAGLSGSARTVFTASLYHELNKSILIVTHNLFQAQKVYEDLLNLIKEDVYLYPVNDLIASEVAIASPELKSQRIEVLNRLSEGKQSIVVVPVAGVRRLLPPKQLWKQKQFNLSLGQDIDLDHYIQDFISLGYERVDMVSSPGEFSVRGGIIDIYPLTEENAVRIELFDTEIDSIRSFNIDDQRSVEMLKTITIGPAVEILIDAEARNRSIEGIEAGLAKNLKKLKNEQQKEMLLEHIQYDLERLRNNQFSHDLFKYSSLLYEQPTSLLDYFPTDSIVILDEISRIHETYDQLEREEAEWFTGLLEEGKILQEIKVSHSYMDVMTKSKQPSIYLSLFLRHVPHTSPQNILNISCKQMQNFHGQMHVLKNELERWQKSQYSVVFLGVNEERTKKLEDVLEDYEIQAKILGQNDPLIAGQISVVQGDLQTGFELPMQKLAVITEEELFKKRVKKQVRRQKLSNAERIKSYSELEVGDYVVHVNHGIGKYLGIETLEINGIHKDYLNIRYQGSDQLYVPVEQIDQVQKYVGSEGKEPKIYKLGGNDWRRVKKKVESSVQDIADDLIKLYAEREASEGYSFSPDGEMQKEFELAFPYQETEDQIRSIQEIKKDMERLRPMDRLLCGDVGYGKTEVAIRAAFKAIADGKQVALLVPTTILAQQHYETVRERFQDYPISVGLLSRFRSRKEITETTKGLGNGTVDMVIGTHRLLSKDIKYKDLGLLIIDEEQRFGVTHKEKIKQLKANVDVLTLTATPIPRTLHMSMLGVRDLSVIETPPENRFPVQTYVVEYNGALVRESIEREMSRGGQVFFLYNRVEDIERKAEEISMLVPDARVTYAHGKMTENELESVMLSFLEGEYDVLVSTTIIETGVDIPNVNTLIVNDADKMGLSQLYQLRGRVGRSNRVAYAYFTYRKDKVLTEVAEKRLQAIKEFTELGSGFKIAMRDLSIRGAGNLLGAQQHGFIDSVGFDLYSQMLKEAIEERQTDKPKQKAIDVEIDLQVDAYLPESYITDGRQKIDMYKRFRSITELQELEELQEEMIDRFGEYPVEVDYLFQIAKLKVFAIQERVELIKQDKEVITILIEEEASNLIDGQKLFDLSNKYQRIVGLGMEGSKLKLTVNTKGLAVEKWLGITTELLNGLSQVKKEEILQ; translated from the coding sequence TTGAATAGTTTGCAGCAATATTTTTATCATAATGATGATTTTAAAACCGTTGTATCTGGTATTGAAGAGGGATTAAAAGAACAGCTTGTTGCGGGCCTATCCGGTTCGGCAAGAACTGTTTTTACAGCATCACTGTATCATGAACTAAATAAGTCAATCCTGATTGTGACACATAACCTTTTCCAAGCTCAAAAAGTCTATGAGGATTTGTTAAACCTAATTAAAGAGGATGTGTACCTATATCCTGTTAATGATTTAATAGCATCAGAGGTAGCTATTGCAAGCCCTGAATTAAAATCACAAAGAATAGAAGTTCTTAACCGACTGTCAGAGGGTAAACAATCTATTGTAGTTGTACCAGTAGCTGGTGTTAGGCGATTGCTTCCTCCAAAACAGTTATGGAAGCAAAAGCAATTCAATTTATCATTGGGACAAGATATTGACCTTGACCACTATATTCAAGATTTTATTTCGTTAGGATATGAAAGAGTAGACATGGTCAGCTCTCCTGGAGAATTTAGTGTTCGTGGTGGAATTATTGATATTTATCCTTTAACTGAAGAAAATGCAGTTCGAATTGAACTATTTGATACTGAAATTGACTCTATTCGTTCTTTCAATATAGATGATCAAAGATCAGTAGAAATGTTAAAAACGATAACAATTGGGCCTGCTGTTGAAATACTAATAGATGCAGAAGCAAGAAATCGAAGCATAGAAGGTATTGAAGCCGGCTTAGCAAAGAATTTAAAAAAGCTAAAAAATGAGCAACAGAAGGAAATGCTTCTTGAGCATATTCAATATGACTTGGAGCGGTTACGAAATAACCAATTTAGTCATGATCTATTTAAGTATTCTTCTCTCCTATATGAGCAGCCTACTAGTTTACTAGATTATTTTCCTACTGATTCAATCGTCATTTTGGATGAGATCAGTAGAATTCACGAAACATATGATCAATTAGAACGGGAAGAGGCAGAGTGGTTTACCGGTTTACTTGAAGAAGGGAAAATTCTACAGGAAATAAAGGTTTCACATTCGTATATGGATGTTATGACAAAAAGTAAACAACCTTCTATCTATCTTTCTCTTTTCTTAAGACATGTACCACATACAAGTCCACAAAATATATTAAATATATCTTGTAAACAAATGCAAAATTTTCATGGTCAGATGCATGTTTTAAAGAATGAACTTGAACGTTGGCAAAAATCTCAATATTCTGTTGTGTTTTTAGGCGTAAATGAGGAAAGAACAAAGAAGCTTGAGGATGTATTAGAGGACTATGAAATACAGGCAAAGATATTGGGGCAAAACGATCCCTTAATTGCTGGTCAAATTTCAGTTGTTCAAGGAGATTTACAAACAGGATTTGAACTACCAATGCAAAAGCTCGCTGTCATTACGGAGGAAGAGCTTTTTAAGAAACGTGTAAAAAAACAGGTTAGAAGGCAAAAGCTTTCGAATGCAGAGCGAATAAAGAGCTATTCAGAACTAGAAGTTGGCGATTATGTTGTCCATGTTAATCATGGGATTGGTAAATATCTTGGTATTGAAACACTTGAAATAAACGGGATTCACAAAGATTATTTAAATATAAGATATCAGGGCAGTGACCAGCTCTATGTACCGGTTGAACAGATTGATCAAGTGCAAAAATATGTTGGCTCTGAAGGCAAGGAGCCTAAGATCTACAAGCTTGGAGGAAATGACTGGCGCAGGGTTAAGAAGAAGGTTGAGTCCTCTGTTCAAGACATTGCAGATGATTTAATCAAATTGTACGCCGAACGCGAAGCAAGTGAAGGGTATAGCTTCTCTCCAGATGGTGAAATGCAGAAAGAATTTGAATTAGCCTTTCCATATCAAGAAACAGAAGATCAGATACGTTCCATTCAAGAAATTAAGAAGGATATGGAACGTCTTCGTCCAATGGACCGCCTTTTATGTGGAGATGTTGGATATGGAAAAACAGAGGTTGCGATACGTGCAGCTTTTAAAGCTATTGCAGATGGTAAACAAGTTGCATTGCTAGTTCCAACGACTATTTTAGCTCAACAACACTATGAAACCGTTAGAGAACGTTTTCAAGACTATCCTATTAGTGTTGGTCTCTTAAGTCGCTTTAGATCTAGAAAAGAGATTACAGAAACAACAAAAGGATTGGGCAATGGAACTGTTGATATGGTCATTGGGACACATCGCCTTCTGTCAAAAGATATAAAATATAAGGACCTAGGATTGCTAATCATTGATGAAGAACAACGTTTTGGTGTGACACATAAGGAAAAGATCAAACAATTAAAGGCGAATGTGGATGTGCTTACGTTAACAGCAACTCCAATTCCAAGAACCTTACATATGTCCATGCTAGGAGTAAGGGATTTATCTGTTATTGAAACGCCACCAGAAAATCGTTTTCCGGTTCAAACTTATGTTGTTGAATATAATGGTGCACTTGTTCGAGAGTCAATTGAAAGAGAAATGTCTCGTGGGGGTCAAGTTTTCTTTCTATATAACCGGGTAGAGGATATTGAAAGAAAAGCAGAGGAAATTTCTATGCTAGTACCGGATGCAAGGGTCACATATGCACACGGGAAAATGACTGAAAATGAGTTAGAATCTGTCATGTTAAGCTTCCTTGAGGGAGAATATGATGTGTTAGTAAGCACAACTATTATTGAAACAGGTGTAGATATTCCTAACGTTAACACGCTTATTGTTAATGATGCAGATAAGATGGGACTATCACAGCTTTATCAGCTGAGAGGACGAGTAGGTCGATCTAACCGAGTAGCTTATGCGTATTTTACGTATCGAAAAGATAAGGTGCTTACAGAAGTTGCTGAAAAAAGGTTACAAGCTATTAAAGAATTTACCGAATTAGGTTCCGGCTTTAAGATTGCAATGAGGGATCTTTCTATCAGGGGAGCAGGGAATCTTTTAGGGGCTCAACAGCATGGCTTCATTGATTCTGTTGGTTTTGATTTGTATTCACAAATGCTCAAAGAAGCTATTGAAGAAAGACAAACAGATAAACCAAAACAAAAAGCAATAGATGTTGAAATTGATCTTCAAGTGGATGCATATTTACCTGAATCATATATTACAGATGGTCGTCAAAAAATCGATATGTATAAACGCTTTAGATCAATTACTGAATTACAAGAGCTAGAAGAGTTGCAAGAAGAAATGATTGATCGATTTGGAGAATATCCAGTTGAGGTTGATTATCTTTTCCAAATTGCAAAATTGAAGGTTTTTGCTATTCAAGAACGAGTTGAGTTAATAAAGCAAGATAAAGAAGTCATCACAATTCTCATAGAAGAAGAAGCCAGCAATTTAATTGATGGTCAAAAGCTATTTGACTTAAGTAATAAATATCAACGAATTGTTGGTTTAGGAATGGAAGGCAGTAAATTAAAGCTAACAGTTAATACAAAAGGATTAGCTGTTGAGAAATGGCTTGGCATTACGACCGAGCTTTTAAATGGATTATCTCAAGTGAAAAAAGAAGAAATTCTCCAATAA